One Nisaea sediminum genomic window carries:
- a CDS encoding ABC transporter ATP-binding protein: protein MALAHAPDSASAALVVKDLHKSFAGLEVLKGVSLEARQGDVISMIGSSGSGKSTFLRCINLLEIPDRGIVSVNGETIAMKPGPNGTQQPADMRQVDRIRSRLAMVFQNFNLWTHMTVLENVIEAPVHVLKVPREEAIARAEALLDKVGIGDKRDQYPSHLSGGQQQRCAIARALAMEPQVMLFDEPTSALDPELVGEVLLVMRQLADEGRTMIIVTHEIDFARDVSSEVVFLHEGRVEEQGPPEQVFDDPRSERCRQFVKRKN from the coding sequence ATGGCTTTAGCGCACGCGCCGGACTCCGCGTCGGCTGCGTTGGTCGTCAAGGACCTGCACAAGAGCTTCGCCGGCCTCGAAGTGCTCAAGGGTGTTTCCCTTGAGGCCCGCCAGGGTGACGTCATCTCCATGATCGGGTCTTCCGGCAGCGGCAAGAGTACCTTTTTGCGCTGCATCAACCTGCTGGAGATTCCCGACCGCGGCATCGTCTCGGTGAACGGCGAGACCATCGCCATGAAGCCGGGACCGAACGGCACCCAGCAGCCGGCCGACATGCGCCAGGTCGACCGGATCCGCTCCCGGCTCGCCATGGTGTTCCAGAACTTCAATCTCTGGACCCATATGACGGTTCTGGAGAACGTCATCGAGGCGCCGGTTCATGTGCTGAAAGTCCCGCGGGAGGAGGCCATCGCCCGTGCCGAGGCGCTGCTCGACAAGGTCGGCATCGGTGACAAGCGGGACCAGTATCCGAGCCACCTTTCCGGCGGTCAGCAGCAGCGCTGCGCGATCGCGCGCGCGCTCGCGATGGAGCCGCAGGTCATGCTGTTCGACGAGCCGACCTCCGCGCTCGACCCCGAACTCGTCGGCGAGGTGCTTCTCGTGATGCGCCAACTGGCCGATGAGGGGCGCACCATGATCATCGTCACCCACGAAATCGATTTCGCTCGCGATGTCTCGAGCGAGGTTGTCTTCCTGCACGAGGGGCGTGTGGAAGAACAGGGGCCGCCCGAACAGGTGTTCGACGACCCACGATCGGAACGCTGCCGCCAGTTCGTCAAACGCAAGAACTGA
- a CDS encoding GNAT family N-acetyltransferase, with the protein MSADVADIVLRRAGPADEGTIRRWLVAPHVARRTHRLFSDIVETLGEVLRDPDAGLFVAELDARPIGLVHVYRAHGDARWAGVADVTERTRAIDFLIGATDMVNKKLGRRMLGALAAQVFRDPEIDRIVTCPHADNWPAIIALKRAGFREKGRHPDQSLNAMYLTVTPATLKK; encoded by the coding sequence ATGTCCGCTGACGTCGCCGACATCGTCCTCCGCCGGGCCGGACCGGCCGACGAGGGAACAATCCGCCGCTGGCTCGTCGCGCCGCATGTCGCCCGCCGCACCCACCGGCTGTTCTCGGATATCGTCGAGACCTTGGGAGAGGTCCTGCGGGATCCGGATGCGGGGCTCTTTGTCGCCGAACTGGATGCCCGCCCGATCGGATTGGTGCATGTCTACAGGGCCCACGGCGACGCGCGCTGGGCCGGGGTTGCCGACGTGACCGAGCGGACGCGCGCGATCGATTTCCTGATCGGCGCGACCGACATGGTGAACAAGAAGCTCGGCCGCCGGATGCTCGGTGCGCTGGCGGCCCAGGTGTTCCGCGATCCCGAAATCGACCGTATCGTCACCTGCCCGCACGCGGACAACTGGCCGGCGATCATTGCCCTCAAGCGCGCCGGCTTCCGGGAAAAGGGTCGGCACCCGGACCAGTCTCTGAATGCGATGTATCTGACGGTCACTCCGGCGACGCTGAAAAAGTAA
- the ccmE gene encoding cytochrome c maturation protein CcmE, giving the protein MTPKRRRLSIVLIGLTMLGAAAALVLTAFEENLVFFFSPTELQAKEIGPDRRIRVGGLVEENSVASFENGLRTEFTVTDLEHSVKVVYRGQLPDLFREGQGVVAEGKFDGGVFNASEVLAKHDENYMPREVADALKKSGRWQHATEKQ; this is encoded by the coding sequence ATGACGCCTAAGAGACGTCGTCTTTCGATCGTTCTGATCGGACTGACCATGCTGGGCGCCGCGGCGGCGCTGGTGCTGACCGCGTTCGAGGAAAATCTCGTCTTCTTCTTCAGCCCGACCGAACTCCAGGCCAAGGAAATCGGCCCCGACCGTCGCATCCGGGTCGGCGGGCTCGTTGAGGAGAACAGCGTCGCGAGTTTCGAGAACGGGCTGCGCACCGAATTCACCGTCACCGATCTCGAACATTCGGTGAAGGTGGTCTATCGCGGCCAGTTGCCGGATCTGTTCCGCGAGGGGCAGGGTGTGGTCGCGGAGGGCAAGTTCGACGGCGGGGTCTTCAATGCGAGCGAGGTGCTCGCCAAGCATGACGAGAACTACATGCCGCGCGAGGTTGCGGACGCGCTTAAAAAATCTGGCCGCTGGCAGCACGCAACGGAAAAACAATGA
- a CDS encoding heme ABC transporter permease, with translation MNWFHWFANPARFMRLAARLQPWIMLLGLATGAAGLYYGLFDSPPDYQQGETVRIMYVHVPAAWMAMFVYTMMALAAASFLIWKHPLADVAAQAAAPIGAGFTLMALVTGSLWGQPMWGTWWVWDARLTSVLILFFLYLGYIALVNAFDDPERGSKAGAILLLVGAVNIPIIKFSVDWWNTLHQPASVARMDGPAIDPSMLLPLMLMAAAFKLYFLYLLIVRMRGELTARRIRLLRLSDPV, from the coding sequence ATGAACTGGTTCCACTGGTTTGCAAACCCGGCGCGCTTCATGCGCCTCGCGGCGCGCCTGCAGCCCTGGATCATGCTGCTCGGTCTCGCGACCGGGGCCGCCGGGCTCTATTACGGCCTTTTCGACTCGCCGCCGGATTACCAGCAGGGCGAAACGGTGCGGATCATGTATGTCCATGTCCCGGCGGCCTGGATGGCGATGTTCGTCTACACGATGATGGCGTTGGCGGCGGCCAGCTTCCTGATCTGGAAACATCCCCTCGCCGATGTCGCGGCGCAGGCGGCGGCGCCGATCGGTGCCGGCTTCACGCTGATGGCGTTGGTCACCGGATCGCTCTGGGGGCAGCCGATGTGGGGCACCTGGTGGGTCTGGGATGCACGCCTCACCTCTGTGCTGATCCTGTTCTTCCTCTATCTCGGCTATATCGCGCTGGTGAACGCCTTCGACGATCCGGAGCGCGGCTCGAAGGCCGGCGCGATCCTGCTGCTGGTCGGCGCGGTGAACATTCCGATCATTAAGTTCTCGGTCGACTGGTGGAACACGCTGCACCAGCCGGCGAGCGTGGCGCGCATGGACGGACCGGCGATCGATCCCTCGATGCTTCTGCCTCTGATGCTGATGGCTGCCGCATTTAAGCTCTATTTCCTCTATCTGCTGATCGTGCGGATGCGGGGCGAGCTGACGGCGCGCCGGATCCGGCTGCTGCGTCTTTCGGACCCGGTATGA
- a CDS encoding cytochrome c-type biogenesis protein yields the protein MMRNLFLGLLLACFTLPALAVEPAEMLKDPALEARARELSKEIRCLVCQNQSIDDSNAGLAKDLRVLLRERLVAGDRDAEIKEFLVERYGDFVLLKPPVKASTYVLWYGPLGVGVLGAIGVAVFLLRRRGGDAESVTPAPLSDEEERRIAALLDEQDRKA from the coding sequence ATGATGCGGAACCTGTTCCTCGGACTCCTTCTGGCCTGCTTCACGCTGCCTGCCCTTGCGGTGGAGCCGGCGGAGATGCTGAAGGACCCGGCCCTCGAGGCCCGGGCGCGGGAGCTCAGCAAGGAGATCCGCTGTCTCGTCTGCCAGAACCAGTCGATCGACGACAGCAATGCCGGGCTGGCGAAGGATCTCCGCGTGCTCCTGCGCGAGAGGCTCGTCGCCGGCGACAGAGATGCGGAAATCAAGGAGTTCCTCGTCGAGCGCTACGGCGATTTCGTACTGCTGAAGCCGCCGGTGAAAGCATCGACCTATGTGCTCTGGTACGGGCCGCTCGGGGTCGGTGTGCTGGGCGCCATCGGTGTCGCCGTCTTCCTTCTGCGCCGCCGCGGCGGCGACGCGGAGAGCGTGACCCCGGCCCCCTTGAGCGATGAGGAAGAGCGGCGCATCGCGGCGCTTCTGGACGAGCAGGATCGGAAAGCCTGA
- a CDS encoding lysine/arginine/ornithine ABC transporter substrate-binding protein, whose product MKRFLTALALASIAFSGAADAKDFKEGSTVRIATEGAYAPWNFTNSSGKLEGFEVDLYADLCERMKVQCELMQTAWEGIIPALQAGKFDAIMAGMSITDKRKEVITFSRNYMGSPASFVVLKSSPLSDLGVKLATVSLADIDAGEKAAIDTMKAALKGKTVGVQISTTHENFLNEFMGDTVTVKTYDTQENLDLDLAAGRIDAALASLSYWVPLLEGDKGKQMTMTGPKMDGGPFGNGVGAGIRKDDQELADMFTAAINAAIADGTISKLSTKWFGFDGTPKD is encoded by the coding sequence ATGAAGCGTTTTCTGACTGCACTGGCGCTTGCGTCCATCGCCTTCAGCGGTGCCGCCGACGCCAAGGACTTCAAGGAAGGCAGCACGGTCCGCATCGCGACCGAAGGCGCCTACGCGCCGTGGAACTTCACCAACAGCTCCGGCAAGCTGGAAGGCTTCGAGGTCGATCTCTATGCCGATCTCTGCGAGCGCATGAAGGTCCAGTGCGAACTGATGCAGACCGCCTGGGAAGGCATCATTCCGGCGCTGCAGGCCGGCAAGTTCGACGCCATCATGGCCGGCATGTCGATCACCGATAAGCGCAAGGAAGTCATCACCTTCTCGCGCAACTACATGGGCTCCCCGGCCTCCTTCGTGGTGCTGAAATCCAGCCCGCTGAGCGATCTGGGCGTCAAGCTCGCGACCGTCTCGCTGGCCGATATCGACGCGGGTGAGAAAGCCGCCATCGACACCATGAAGGCGGCGCTGAAGGGCAAGACCGTCGGCGTGCAGATCTCCACCACGCACGAGAACTTCCTGAACGAGTTCATGGGCGACACGGTCACCGTGAAGACCTACGACACCCAGGAGAACCTCGACCTCGATCTCGCGGCCGGCCGCATCGACGCAGCGCTGGCCTCGCTCTCCTACTGGGTGCCGCTGCTCGAAGGCGACAAGGGCAAGCAAATGACCATGACCGGCCCGAAGATGGACGGCGGTCCGTTCGGTAATGGCGTCGGCGCGGGCATCCGCAAGGACGACCAGGAACTGGCCGACATGTTCACCGCGGCCATCAACGCGGCGATCGCCGACGGCACCATCTCGAAGCTCTCCACCAAGTGGTTCGGCTTCGACGGCACGCCGAAGGACTGA
- the ccmD gene encoding heme exporter protein CcmD — translation MLRDFLEMGGYAAYVWSSYAVVLVVLVGMLIASLTAMRARDRELKTLEERVGGRRQRRNQGRVEEMANDA, via the coding sequence ATGCTGAGGGACTTTCTCGAAATGGGCGGATACGCGGCTTATGTCTGGTCGTCTTATGCCGTCGTCCTTGTCGTTCTCGTCGGCATGCTGATCGCCTCTTTGACTGCAATGCGGGCGCGCGACCGCGAACTGAAGACGCTCGAGGAACGGGTCGGCGGGCGCCGGCAGCGCCGAAACCAGGGGCGCGTGGAGGAAATGGCCAATGACGCCTAA
- a CDS encoding DMT family transporter codes for MTSDHAAAAPAPLAKPFTAAVLFMLAAITVLPCMNVLVRYLSADYSTTQIVWARYAGHLLFALAIFLPSHGLGLLRAQKPGVHIIRSVLMFVCTCLFFLAVRYIEVPVASSINFTSPIIVTALAVPFLGEKVGWRRWVAVLVGFGGALIIIRPGGGESHWAMLCVLGTAFFYAVYQVLTRKYSSSDSAETSITYIALIGALIPSFILPFDYKLPDNLLDYGLFALVGFLGGLGHFFVIKAFRLGEASLLSPFNYGQLLMATLLTFLIFGTLPDAMTFLGAGIIVTSGLYITYREAKRTRAPGVAAEAAAPR; via the coding sequence ATGACATCAGACCACGCTGCAGCGGCTCCTGCGCCGCTCGCAAAGCCGTTCACCGCCGCCGTCCTCTTCATGCTCGCCGCGATCACCGTGTTGCCCTGCATGAACGTGCTCGTACGCTATCTCTCGGCGGACTACTCGACCACGCAGATCGTCTGGGCGCGCTATGCCGGCCACCTGCTCTTCGCCCTCGCGATCTTCCTGCCGAGCCATGGGCTCGGGCTTCTGAGAGCGCAGAAACCGGGCGTCCACATCATCCGTTCGGTGCTGATGTTCGTCTGCACTTGCCTCTTTTTCCTCGCCGTCCGCTATATCGAGGTGCCGGTCGCGAGTTCGATCAATTTCACCTCGCCGATCATCGTCACCGCACTCGCGGTTCCTTTTCTCGGCGAAAAGGTCGGATGGCGGCGCTGGGTCGCGGTGCTGGTCGGTTTCGGCGGTGCTCTGATCATCATCCGCCCGGGCGGCGGGGAGAGCCACTGGGCAATGCTTTGCGTGCTCGGAACGGCCTTCTTCTACGCGGTGTACCAGGTCCTCACGCGCAAATATTCCAGCAGCGATTCCGCCGAAACCTCGATCACCTACATCGCGCTGATCGGCGCCCTCATTCCGAGCTTCATCCTGCCGTTCGACTACAAACTACCGGACAACCTGCTCGATTACGGTCTCTTCGCCCTGGTAGGTTTTCTCGGCGGGCTCGGACATTTCTTCGTCATCAAAGCGTTCCGCCTCGGAGAAGCCTCGCTGCTCTCGCCATTCAATTACGGCCAGCTCCTGATGGCGACCCTGCTGACCTTCCTGATCTTCGGCACCTTGCCGGACGCCATGACCTTTCTCGGCGCCGGGATCATCGTCACAAGCGGGCTTTACATCACCTACCGCGAAGCCAAGCGTACGCGCGCGCCCGGAGTGGCGGCGGAGGCTGCGGCGCCGCGCTGA
- a CDS encoding ABC transporter permease, whose product MPDWMLLLQWGDDGWGDEMVRGMLMTLAVACAAFLLGIVIGMFGAALKLSRYLVLRFVGEAYTTLIRGVPDLLIIYLLFFGGSMAVMTVAKVFGYDEYIELDAFAIGTIALGTISGAYATEVIRGAVLSVPKGQIEAAKACGMSRFLLFRRIMIPQVARFALPGLGNVWQLTLKDTSLISVVGLVEIMRQASVASGSTQKPFTFYLTAGVLYLVLTAFSNKGFGLAELWANRGVRRA is encoded by the coding sequence ATGCCTGACTGGATGCTGCTGCTCCAATGGGGCGATGACGGCTGGGGCGACGAGATGGTTCGCGGCATGCTGATGACGCTCGCCGTCGCCTGCGCCGCCTTCCTGCTCGGCATCGTGATCGGCATGTTCGGCGCTGCGCTCAAGCTCTCCCGCTATCTCGTTCTCCGCTTCGTCGGAGAGGCCTACACCACACTGATCCGCGGCGTTCCGGATCTGCTGATCATCTATCTGCTGTTTTTCGGAGGCAGCATGGCGGTGATGACGGTCGCCAAGGTTTTCGGCTACGACGAGTATATCGAGCTCGACGCTTTCGCTATCGGCACCATCGCGCTCGGCACGATCTCCGGCGCCTATGCGACCGAGGTGATCCGCGGCGCCGTGCTCTCGGTCCCGAAGGGACAGATCGAGGCAGCCAAGGCCTGCGGTATGAGCCGCTTCCTTCTGTTCCGAAGGATCATGATCCCGCAGGTGGCACGGTTCGCCCTGCCGGGGCTCGGCAATGTCTGGCAGCTGACCCTGAAGGACACCTCGCTGATTTCCGTCGTCGGCCTCGTCGAGATCATGCGGCAGGCCTCGGTCGCCAGCGGCTCGACGCAGAAGCCCTTCACCTTCTACCTGACCGCGGGCGTGCTCTACCTCGTGCTGACTGCCTTTTCGAACAAGGGCTTCGGGCTCGCCGAGCTCTGGGCCAACCGCGGCGTGCGGAGGGCCTGA
- a CDS encoding DsbE family thiol:disulfide interchange protein, with protein MSRLLYLLPLLIFAVIAGYFTIPILTKKDPRLLPSVLIDKPAPGHDLPALLQDKPGLGPEDLKGEVKLVNFFASWCGPCRAEHPILMRLAAEGAVPLVGINYKDRPEAAIGWLRELGDPFGRIGTDSDGRAAIDWGVYGVPETYLVDAAGHIRYRHVGPLTGQALNDTLLPMVEQLRAGKG; from the coding sequence ATGTCGCGATTGCTCTATCTCTTGCCGCTGCTGATCTTCGCGGTCATTGCCGGCTATTTCACCATTCCGATCCTCACCAAGAAGGATCCGCGCCTGCTGCCGTCGGTGCTGATCGACAAGCCGGCACCGGGGCATGACCTGCCGGCCCTGCTGCAGGACAAGCCCGGTCTCGGCCCCGAGGACCTGAAAGGCGAGGTCAAGCTGGTCAACTTCTTCGCTTCCTGGTGCGGACCCTGCCGGGCGGAACATCCGATCCTGATGCGGCTCGCCGCCGAAGGTGCGGTGCCGCTGGTCGGAATCAATTACAAGGACCGTCCGGAGGCCGCGATCGGCTGGCTCCGCGAACTCGGCGATCCGTTCGGCCGCATCGGCACCGACTCGGACGGTCGCGCGGCGATCGACTGGGGCGTCTACGGCGTGCCCGAGACCTATCTGGTCGACGCTGCCGGGCATATCCGCTACCGCCATGTCGGGCCGCTGACCGGCCAGGCCCTGAACGACACGCTTCTTCCGATGGTCGAACAGCTGCGGGCGGGCAAAGGATGA
- the ccmI gene encoding c-type cytochrome biogenesis protein CcmI: MVFWVVAGVLTFGTILLLLWPVLSAGGEDAAEREAGDEALAVYRDQLSELERDLEAGRLGEEEFEAARVEVQRRMLAASAEQARGDGASPAAIRKRRLAAAVLVIFLLPAGALLTYVGVGRPGLPDLPLAKRTDGAGTTRMAQQSQPSAQPRQPAGAAAQPGVTEMVAGLEEKLKANPEDADGWALLARSYMVTERYREAVTAYGRALAMVPDNLQLVAARGEALVLAADGMVPPAAVEDFRKVNLAEPQEPRSRYYLGLARSQAADPVGALKWWIALEADSPADAPWRALVTQRIDEAGTEAGIDVAALRAAERANRPASAAPQISRAPAPGPTEEDVKAAGNMSAEDRSAMIQSMVDRLATRLEQEPDDLDGWVRLARAYRVLGRTGDALKAHANAARLAPDDLQIQLDYARALFPPGTPESGITDEFAKLVAHIRDIAPDSPDGLFYGGLVAATRGDAATAKTLWGALLERMGPNAPARGMLERRIEALGG; this comes from the coding sequence ATGGTGTTTTGGGTCGTCGCCGGAGTTCTGACCTTCGGAACAATTCTGCTGCTGCTCTGGCCGGTGCTGTCCGCCGGGGGCGAGGACGCCGCCGAGCGCGAAGCAGGCGACGAGGCGCTGGCGGTCTATCGCGACCAGCTGAGCGAGCTCGAGCGGGATCTGGAGGCCGGACGTCTCGGCGAAGAGGAGTTCGAGGCGGCCAGGGTCGAGGTGCAGCGTCGGATGCTGGCGGCCTCGGCGGAACAGGCCCGCGGGGACGGTGCGTCTCCCGCCGCGATCCGCAAGCGCCGTCTCGCGGCGGCCGTGCTGGTGATCTTCCTTCTGCCCGCCGGCGCCCTGCTGACCTATGTCGGCGTCGGCCGCCCCGGTTTGCCGGACCTGCCGCTCGCCAAGCGGACCGATGGCGCCGGCACGACACGTATGGCGCAGCAGTCGCAACCCTCCGCGCAGCCTCGGCAGCCCGCCGGCGCCGCAGCGCAGCCCGGTGTGACCGAGATGGTCGCGGGGCTTGAAGAGAAACTTAAAGCCAACCCGGAGGATGCGGACGGCTGGGCGCTGCTCGCCCGCTCCTACATGGTAACCGAGCGCTACCGTGAGGCCGTCACGGCCTACGGGCGGGCGCTGGCGATGGTGCCGGACAATCTCCAGCTCGTCGCGGCACGCGGCGAGGCGCTTGTGCTCGCGGCGGACGGTATGGTCCCGCCGGCGGCGGTCGAGGATTTCCGCAAGGTCAACCTGGCCGAGCCGCAGGAGCCGCGCTCGCGTTACTATCTCGGCCTCGCCCGCAGTCAGGCGGCGGATCCTGTCGGGGCGCTCAAATGGTGGATAGCGCTGGAGGCTGATTCGCCCGCGGATGCGCCCTGGAGAGCCCTCGTTACTCAGCGCATCGACGAGGCAGGGACCGAAGCGGGCATCGATGTCGCGGCGCTGCGGGCGGCGGAGCGCGCAAACCGTCCGGCATCCGCTGCGCCGCAGATCTCTCGCGCCCCCGCTCCGGGACCGACCGAGGAAGACGTCAAGGCCGCCGGCAACATGAGCGCCGAGGACCGCTCTGCGATGATCCAGTCGATGGTTGACCGGCTCGCCACCCGGCTCGAGCAGGAGCCCGACGATCTCGACGGCTGGGTTCGCCTCGCGAGGGCCTATAGGGTGCTTGGCCGGACTGGCGACGCTCTGAAAGCGCATGCCAACGCGGCCCGGCTGGCGCCCGATGATCTCCAGATCCAGCTTGACTATGCGCGCGCGCTGTTCCCGCCCGGCACGCCGGAGAGCGGAATCACAGACGAGTTCGCCAAACTGGTCGCTCATATCCGCGACATCGCGCCCGACAGTCCCGACGGTCTCTTCTATGGCGGCCTCGTCGCCGCGACCCGGGGAGATGCCGCGACCGCGAAGACGCTCTGGGGGGCGTTGCTCGAAAGGATGGGGCCGAACGCTCCGGCTCGCGGCATGCTCGAACGCCGGATCGAGGCTCTCGGCGGTTAG
- a CDS encoding ABC transporter permease, translated as MDLDLMAEALPKILDGLPVTMGLAATSLFAGFFLAVGIALMRLSSFRPVSAFAYGFVYVFRGTPLLVQIFLIYYGTGQFEVVRESFLWPVLREAWWCAILALTLNTGAYTSEIIRGGILSVPFGQVEAAKACGMNALMRFRRIVFPQAIRQALPAYGNEIILMIKSTSLASTITLLEMTGIARKMISQTYKPLEIFLVAAVFYLTLVFIVTRLVAFIEHRLNPDRREAARNVKGKDMTTVAALGSDVR; from the coding sequence ATGGATCTCGACCTGATGGCGGAAGCCCTGCCGAAGATCCTCGACGGCCTTCCGGTCACGATGGGCCTCGCGGCGACCTCGCTTTTCGCCGGATTCTTCCTCGCCGTCGGCATCGCGCTGATGCGGCTGTCCTCCTTCCGGCCGGTCTCGGCCTTCGCTTACGGGTTCGTCTATGTCTTCCGGGGCACGCCGCTACTGGTGCAGATCTTTCTGATCTATTACGGCACCGGGCAGTTCGAGGTCGTGCGCGAGAGCTTTCTCTGGCCGGTGCTGCGGGAGGCCTGGTGGTGCGCCATCCTGGCCCTGACGCTCAATACCGGCGCCTATACCAGCGAGATCATCCGCGGCGGCATTCTCTCCGTGCCGTTCGGACAGGTCGAGGCGGCCAAGGCCTGCGGCATGAACGCGCTGATGCGCTTCCGCCGAATCGTCTTCCCGCAGGCGATCCGCCAGGCTCTGCCGGCCTATGGCAACGAGATTATCCTGATGATCAAGTCGACCTCGCTCGCCAGCACGATCACCCTGCTGGAGATGACCGGTATCGCGCGGAAGATGATCTCGCAGACTTACAAGCCGCTGGAGATCTTCCTTGTCGCGGCCGTCTTCTACCTGACGCTGGTCTTCATCGTGACCCGCCTTGTTGCCTTTATCGAGCACAGGCTCAATCCGGATCGCCGGGAGGCCGCCCGGAACGTGAAGGGCAAGGATATGACGACTGTTGCGGCTCTCGGCTCCGATGTCCGCTGA
- a CDS encoding heme lyase CcmF/NrfE family subunit: MIAEIGHYALTLAFFVALAQTVVPLYGAAQRDRALMGFAGPAASAQFLLIAISFGALTHAYLTSDFSVANVAENSHSLKPLLYKISGVWGNHEGSMLFWVLILAMFGFAVAAFGSQLPDTLKARVISMQGMIGLAFLAFILLTSNPFERLDPAPLDGRDLNPLLQDPGLAFHPPMLYVGYVGFSLAFSFAMAALIEGKVDPAWARWVRPWTLGAWTCLTAGITLGSWWAYYELGWGGWWFWDPVENASFMPWLAGTALLHSAIVVEKRDALKAWTILLAIITFSLSLMGTFLVRSGILTSVHAFAVDPERGLFILGILIVAVGGSLTLFAVRAPALKASGLFAPVSREGGLVLNNLILSVATATVFIGTLYPLFLDAMTGDKVSVGAPFFNATFVPVMIPLLVLLALGPLLPWKRGNLRVAVEKLWVSALFTVVVAGGILVLSDEAPLAPVLGFGFAAWVAGGVVTELAERVRLFRIPVGESLRRLVKLPGAAYGMSLAHIGIAIFICGATGETNWTRELVVNAKPGDSMTLGQYELVLEDLSRTQGPNYFSDTATLAVTKNGEPFAVLHPERRLYPVQQMPTTEAAIRSGIAGDLYVAIGEGSAADGVIVRVWVKPLVPWIWTGAMIMVLGGLFSLSDRRLRVGAPKRSAKRPGGPAVAEGAD, encoded by the coding sequence ATGATTGCTGAAATCGGGCATTACGCCCTGACGCTCGCCTTTTTCGTCGCGCTCGCCCAGACCGTGGTGCCGCTCTACGGCGCCGCGCAGCGGGACCGGGCTCTGATGGGGTTCGCCGGGCCGGCCGCGTCCGCGCAGTTCCTGCTGATCGCGATCTCCTTCGGGGCGCTCACCCACGCCTACCTCACGTCCGATTTCTCGGTCGCCAATGTCGCCGAGAACTCCCACAGCCTGAAGCCGCTGCTCTACAAGATCTCCGGCGTCTGGGGGAATCACGAGGGCTCGATGCTCTTCTGGGTTCTCATCCTCGCCATGTTCGGTTTTGCCGTCGCTGCCTTCGGCAGCCAGCTCCCGGACACGCTGAAGGCGCGGGTGATCTCCATGCAGGGGATGATCGGGCTTGCCTTCCTCGCCTTCATCCTGCTGACCTCGAACCCCTTCGAGCGCCTAGACCCGGCGCCGCTCGACGGCCGCGACCTGAACCCGCTGCTGCAGGACCCGGGCCTCGCCTTCCATCCGCCCATGCTTTATGTCGGCTATGTCGGCTTCTCGCTCGCCTTTTCCTTCGCCATGGCGGCGCTGATCGAGGGCAAGGTCGATCCGGCCTGGGCCCGCTGGGTCCGGCCGTGGACGCTTGGCGCCTGGACCTGCCTGACGGCAGGCATCACGCTCGGCAGCTGGTGGGCTTATTACGAACTCGGCTGGGGCGGCTGGTGGTTCTGGGACCCGGTCGAGAATGCGAGCTTCATGCCCTGGCTCGCCGGCACCGCGCTACTGCATTCCGCCATCGTGGTGGAGAAGCGCGACGCGCTCAAGGCCTGGACCATCCTGCTCGCCATCATCACCTTCTCGCTCAGCCTGATGGGCACCTTCCTGGTCCGCTCCGGCATCCTGACCTCGGTGCACGCCTTCGCCGTCGATCCGGAACGCGGGCTTTTCATTCTCGGCATCCTGATCGTCGCGGTCGGCGGCTCGCTGACCCTGTTCGCGGTCCGCGCCCCGGCGCTCAAGGCGAGCGGTCTCTTCGCGCCCGTCAGCCGTGAGGGCGGGCTGGTTCTCAACAACCTGATCCTCAGCGTTGCGACGGCGACGGTCTTCATCGGCACGCTCTACCCGCTCTTCCTCGATGCCATGACCGGGGACAAGGTCTCGGTCGGCGCGCCGTTCTTCAACGCCACCTTCGTGCCGGTGATGATCCCGCTGCTGGTCCTGCTCGCGCTCGGCCCGCTGCTGCCGTGGAAACGCGGCAACCTGCGGGTTGCGGTCGAAAAGCTCTGGGTCAGCGCGCTCTTCACCGTCGTCGTGGCGGGCGGCATCCTGGTGCTGTCGGACGAGGCGCCGCTGGCTCCGGTGCTCGGCTTCGGTTTCGCTGCATGGGTCGCGGGCGGGGTGGTCACCGAGCTTGCCGAGCGCGTCCGCCTGTTCCGGATTCCCGTCGGCGAGAGCTTGCGCCGGCTGGTGAAGCTTCCGGGCGCCGCCTACGGCATGAGCCTCGCCCATATCGGTATCGCGATCTTCATCTGCGGCGCCACGGGCGAGACCAACTGGACCCGTGAGCTGGTGGTGAACGCCAAGCCGGGCGACAGCATGACTCTCGGTCAGTACGAACTGGTGCTGGAGGATCTGAGCCGCACTCAGGGGCCGAACTATTTCAGCGACACCGCGACGCTGGCCGTGACGAAGAACGGGGAACCTTTCGCCGTACTTCACCCCGAGCGGCGTCTCTATCCGGTGCAGCAGATGCCGACGACCGAGGCCGCGATCCGCTCCGGCATCGCGGGCGATCTCTATGTCGCGATCGGGGAGGGCAGCGCGGCCGACGGCGTCATCGTCCGTGTCTGGGTCAAGCCGCTGGTGCCCTGGATCTGGACCGGGGCCATGATCATGGTCCTCGGCGGTCTGTTCTCGCTCTCCGACCGCCGCCTTCGGGTCGGCGCGCCAAAACGATCGGCGAAAAGGCCGGGTGGCCCGGCCGTTGCGGAAGGTGCGGACTGA